One window from the genome of Hypanus sabinus isolate sHypSab1 chromosome 16, sHypSab1.hap1, whole genome shotgun sequence encodes:
- the LOC132406151 gene encoding arrestin domain-containing protein 2-like isoform X1 — MILEKLKSFSLIFDSPDPDSVPVYSTGDEVSGKVVLEVTRQMKVQSLKLHTEGYAKVHWTESRSAGSSTAYTQNYSDEVEYYNKRVNLIQADNGSFTVLQAGRHEFPFSFQLPEENLVTSFEGKHGSVRYWVKAKLHRPWATVKKIKKDFTVIEPIDINTPSLLAPQAGTKEKSARVWYWNLGHLALTAKIDRKGYTPGEVIPIFAEVDNCCSRTVTPKAAIIQMQTFIARGTTKQKKSVVATLHGEGVAPRKRGTWHGRPLKIPPVSPSLQCRVIRVDYTLRVYIEIPGTSKLSLELPLVIGTIPLHPFGSRSSSVGSQYSMDIDWLRLTLPERPEPPPDYLEVVSEEEAGQTDQRLSIPENEEEQGGMLGHPFFVYVQEFRNRPPPIYSEIDPHPQRLEMRRRCMTC, encoded by the exons ATGATTCTAGAGAAGTTGAAGAGTTTTTCACTGATATTCGACAGCCCCGATCCCGACTCGGTGCCCGTGTACAGCACTGGCGATGAAGTGTCAGGCAAAGTTGTCCTGGAAGTGACCCGACAAATGAAAGTGCAGTCCCTGAAGTTGCACACCGAGGGCTATGCGAAGGTACACTGGACCGAGTCTCGGAGCGCCGGCTCCAGCACGGCTTACACCCAGAATTACAGCGATGAAGTGGAGTACTACAACAAGCGGGTGAACCTCATCCAAGCAG ATAACGGAAGTTTCACAGTTCTCCAGGCTGGTCGTCATGAGTTCCCATTCAGCTTCCAGCTTCCTGAAGA GAACTTGGTCACATCCTTTGAGGGAAAGCATGGCAGCGTGAGATACTGGGTCAAAGCCAAGCTTCACCGCCCCTGGGCCACCGTCAAGAAAATCAAAAAGGATTTCACAGTGATCGAGCCGATCGATATCAACACGCCTTCATTATTG GCCCCACAAGCAGGCACAAAGGAGAAGTCAGCTCGTGTCTGGTACTGGAACCTTGGCCATCTAGCTCTGACAGCAAAAATTGACCGGAAAGGCTACACACCAG GTGAGGTGATCCCAATTTTTGCCGAAGTGGACAACTGCTGCTCCCGCACAGTGACTCCAAAAGCAGCCATCATCCAGATGCAGACCTTCATTGCCAGGGGCACGACCAAGCAGAAGAAATCGGTGGTGGCCACCCTACACGGTGAAGGGGTCGCCCCGCGCAAGAGGGGGACGTGGCACGGGCGCCCACTGAAGATCCCACCTGTCTCGCCTTCTCTCCAGTGCCGTGTGATCCGTGTGGATTATACACTAAGG GTGTACATCGAAATACCCGGAACATCCAAACTGTCCCTGGAGCTGCCGCTAGTGATTGGCACCATCCCATTGCACCCGTTTGGAAGCCGTTCGTCCAGCGTGGGGAGCCAGTACAGTATGGACATAGACTGGCTGCGTCTCACACTCCCAGAGCGGCCAGAGC CACCTCCTGATTACCTGGAGGTAGTCTCTGAGGAAGAGGCTGGCCAGACAGACCAAAGACTGTCCATTCCTGAGAATGAGGAAGAACAAGGGGGAATGCTGGGACATCCCTTCTTTGTCTATGTGCAGGAGTTCCGAAATCGCCCCCCACCCATTTATTCAGAG ATTGACCCTCATCCCCAGAGACTGGAGATGCGACGCCGATGTATGACCTGCTGA